The nucleotide window cttcgacgcatcgtcctctcttgaggcctattgtccaatcggccaattgacctcgcaactccgatatccttggcacaatatccgctcttcttggccctatacctgaatctatggcccaaagccttctatcgatacatcgaccgatcctccgacccgacatctaatcttctgacacattttcctccagcccaacatgattcttcctgctttaattgtctttccctgatctaagcatcttgcgtcactcaaaatacagattaaatcataaacacttatcaattggtttcattatcaaaaattcaagattcaacacatctagtgtgacccaagagtgagtggatgaaagtcgattgccaaaggagcgaacaaaattgaatgtggaagagaccctgcgatgtattggtagaggccacacatggagggatcacaattcgagtttatcccacaatgtgcaatagagatgtcaccaggaggcaaaatggtgcagcggatcgtggtggaacaattcatggcaatgcgatacacacgacattgtcccgtaagggactatatcatacataCAGAGGTATAAtcaggagctattggaagctccacttcggtgaataacatgacgacaagaagggctattgattcaagaagtgaaggccatggtaccgtagaggtaggtcttccgtgcgtgcatcgaattttgcatcaaatgaaaGCCTAGATTATCAGCATATGGTGGTTGTGTTCCACCGAGAGAaatgtttgaatgcaagtaccagtgagtcccatgggagggacttgatcatcagagatatgatcgaagcaactagagagttggactgctttagagcccatattcgcttaaaagaatccggcaagtcagaggataaggtcgagtaagcgaacgttgctaccaaggaagctaaggagaacaaaattggtgcaaaccctacaacgtgatggaagAGGCCATGTatgagagttgtagtctatctttccatcaacTAAAGGgggctacttggagaacacaaaggtgttgaagcagggggtcaaaaggggcgaggaagcgacgacgagtccaaagggacttagctacctaaaatcaagcataagttagaatgaaggtggactcggaggagtaccacagagacatatctactgattgtaaagaaaagggatgtagatgcgaggccaagaatagtagggccatgggcatggcagcgctatggtaccgtagaggcgggatttCCATGAAAGTcaatgatcccttgctctcatggagggagagcgcttagtcgtaaaaggggccgaggaggtggaacaggcagaggcaaactctaagtatcgagacaaggctgaagggtagaggctaaagaacttcgtaagactggtgtcaacgagcttctcatcaagatagccaaaagtgaaggacttcaggtcatgcaagagtgcacgaccaagaaacgaatgttgggaaatcttaggtgtaacatcacatacgcagcagaagaacaagaaaaaataaaatccccaattcccaaaaagatgtttgtcatcatgcgaagattggtgcacaaaaatccgcgaaacaaactacatatagaatagattgtgttacctagggagatcgtatatccctgtttccttgcagatctctatgagagggtgaaggaggtcaagcgtcatcctctctagtggtgatctacacagtagggctgcgacgatgctcctcaaaacccaggcctgctctgaggtggagagagggaggagaataggagaggcaagcaaaggctctagcctatgaaccactgaatccctcctatttatagaggtcccctatcaaaccctaatggatcctcccctattgggtattggatctacatccaactagccaagcctattagattagtggatctctatccaataatctcttataggctcttattggatctcatccataggatccaataatttaagggcttattggatatccaataagataagggctccggcggatatctcatatctgaacctctactcatcgcaatgcctaccatatgcatgtgagcctctaggcccaatatcgagctggccatgagtcatacctgtcagaactccttctataataattcactcgactcatcgactacggacgtactaggccactacgccgtagtccccaaacgatacaggggaatccaattcattagacctgtctatccttagttaccgtgtacctatagtcctttatccatctaatatcccaaagaccgtatatcaggcatgatgctgtcagacacatacggtttttactcgagtctcgctttaatcggattctcccggagaactctttctctctcaatccgaatgaccctggccagggatttgtttgagcaagaacacatgagatattcctctcatgatgccaagagtggatgatcctctatcgacactcaatagccctcgtaaggtcgactatcactcccaatgaccaactgtactagatctgggacattcaaacctataagtctagtatcaaagagtggaacactcatacaggacatccttggtgtctcaagtctaaggaccagatacaccactaggactacggaatcgttgtatgacaataaagcatcatcaaccatccaacattccgtaagccgatcaatcagtgaactcattctccaatgagcacttgtactgtatccctagtgtccccacacaagcagctatgagaccaactgcatccatcatatggacgggtatacagcacaccagtctgtccgattattatgatgtccctctcgagtaacctatgaccgagattatttaggatatgtatttaaaagtgaattgatctcattatcgtgctctcatcacgatctaattcccattacacagatccaaggacatcacaatatatatatatgcatatatgcaatagttaatataaagtgataaatgccaaaatataataagcaacaaGATtccatatcaagtcacacgtgccatcattcacgtgattggcttgttgggcacatatgactagcaacgaagtaggtagtatgcggtgctgtacctttgctactcaatggagttagaggtagggttgatggagaagacttcgagtgcaaggagtgcaaacacttcgagtgcttcagaagtgtgagcaaagagtaagcAAAGGCCAGTAatcaactcgatgcatggagtacaacccttgaggaggcgggcgaagtcaagtaaccattgccttctcagcTCTGAAGAGAATGGACGAAACCGAGTatctcaattctcttatctatctagcataggagctttgcacaggttcaaaaacccttcgaagatattagaagacaatagttgtcaaatcctcaccaatggtgatcagtgctactaagagtagattattcGCTTCATTTTCTAACAGAatatcaatcgaaagcggaagcgatgcgaatctacttggaagtgataactaagtgaaagaagagtcgatgggtaaattttatggaggaaggacctaaaacttcagaagtttgcgaggtgatgctcgttaaagctccaacaagcatccacctagttcaagcagcatgaggcatttgagagactagcgcatagtaagagtcatctgaaggatccgtaggaaccaacagggatcaacacaactcagccaacccctcactagagtcagagtcattggcgagttgaagcaacatgacaGATCgaaggttcaactactcaaaaacaacagcgaagagtagttgggagccaagagacgcattgcagttggagcagaagattgaagagtcagcaaaggcaaggagttataGTGTTAGCAAATGCTTCGACGAGgaaatcgaaggaataagtggggaagaatgtcatagacaaagttctaaacaggatgtttgatgtaatacttgtgtatgtttgtatctttttgtttattcacgctttgcacaacatatagaggaatggtcgaaggcttaacaaccccattttagttgggtttaatagccttcttaggcttgtaaataaatgttatgtcatgtggacacttgtgagagatatttggtctgtagtggactattttgaccctttgttatgcaaccgttaggagcttgtaaagtctgttttaatttgcattggctatgcaaTATTTtctgagatgtttgcttgtggatcccaagtgaggcgttttctttaacccgttttctcttttgtaggtcctaagggactatgagaggtttcggggaggttaaCCTTTGCGCACGGACACgcaaaggtgccgcacgactttggtaaaaccagctaagtccgtaacaGAAAAGCGATTGAAGGGCAGGGGGAAAATTgtttattttagaaaaaaaaaatttacgtgAAAATCCTAAATTAGAGATTTTTTTGAgaagtcataatatatatatcatgaatttTCACCCAAAAAAACCCTAAGAAATAATGATATTATATTTTAACTCTTTTGCTCCTTAGatggttttgtaaatatatcaaaaacattataatcatattaaaaaataaaaaggataagtttttttttattttcgttaGAGCTATTTTGGGattaagaccacttgaaagaaataaagaacaaaaaggatatatcaacatgaaaattatctgaaatataaagatttttttaaaaaatatgccACGTTATTAGTTTGGGCAGACTTTTCCATAATTAAAGGGTTTCGATGACTCTCTATCACTAGTGAGGAATGAGAAAACCGCTATTTCATAGAGATAACACACGGATGTAAAAGTTTTAATCAATATCACAAGCGAATCTTAAAGCACGATGAATCCCCAAACTGTAGCTCCAACTAGTCAACGGATTTCGGCACCATTATCAGCAGTGCTAATCTCAAAGCTCGGGATGCTCAATGGATGGGGATCTAGCACCTAAGGTTTGGAGCGAGATTAACGGACTCACTTTGGTACTCCGTTATATAAATTAGTCGAAGTGAATGGAAAAGAAAAATGCCAACACATTTTATTAATTTATACGTGAGGGTTCTACTCTAAAAGTGATGTCATTTTGATAAAgactaattaattttttttaaaattaattatctttaatatttttatttttattttttttaaaacttatatttttatattttgatttacgaaagtgaaacattaatatttctatacaggattaaaaagataattttatagaattaaatataaaaaaattattaaagctTCGtggttaaatattttaaatataagaatctcaatgtaatttttaaaaatatagaattCAAAATGATAAGATAATTTCTCCTGGTTTTCTTCTTCCACTTTTCCAGTCAACGACGCTCGTTGATGTTAGACTCATTTTGCAGCTGTAGGTTTGATTGTTTGATATTGATCTCCTTGCTCAACAAGTATCCAAATGCTTCTCAATCATAGCAGCATTGATTCGTTTCATTCATTGAAAACATGATTTAGTTCAATAGTTCTAAACCAAGTAGGTAAAATCCTTCTCTGTGCATGAAAGGGCAAGCTGAAGATTTGATGAACAACATGGAACAGATCTAAATTCAACAACATGATTAAGAACttgcaaggagagagagagagagagagagagagagagagagagaggatttgcCACCCTAGAAAGGTCTCGGTGGCTTCTCCAGCACGGCCGAGAAGAACACCTCTTGGCCATCTTTATCCACCTTAGGCACCACCACCCACCTGTGCTTCTTGTACCTCAGCAGCTTAAACGCCTCCAAGTAATCATCCAAATCCTTCCTCTGACAGAAGAAGCTATCGATCCACAGGAGACCACCAGGCCTCAGCACCCTGTCCCAGTCATACAACACGAAGTCCAGGAGTATGAAATCCATCCACCCATCAAGAAACCTCGTCGTGTGAATGATGTCGAGCGTGTTGTCGAAGAACGGAAGCCGCTGGTTTATGGTCAAGTACAGAGGGATCAGTCCTCTCAGCGCAATCATCTCACTGAAAGGGGCACCCAGATTGATGGTAGCTGTGACGATGGTGACGTTGAACTCCCTCATCCTCGCAGCAAAACTCCCCGTCCCCACGCTGAAGTCCAGTCCTATTCTAATCTCCCCCGGTTTGATCTGCAGCACTTCCCGTACCAGGAAATCCGGTGTCGAATTCGACGAGGGATCGATATACACCACCTTCGTCCATCTCGGCATCTCATGGTGAGTGAGATTGAAGCAGTCGGCGCACTTGAAGAAGCCTTTCCCTGTGCTGTTCCTAGCCAGGCAGGCGAAGCTCTTGCACCGGTAATGGCTCCAGCGGACGTTGCGGTCGTCGGGGTACCTCCATGTGGACTCGTTGATGGGCAAAGGCTTAGTGTACAGCTTCGGCGCCCGCGCGAAGCACCTCCGCCGCGGGAGCGGGTCGCAGCCGTGCACCATCAGACGCTGCGCCTGCTTCCAGTCGTCCTCGCAGAAGTCGCCGACGTCGTAGTCCATGTActcctccatctcctccttcATGGAGAAGCAGGCGTGGCCGATGCTCGCAAAGGTTCCATTGGCGCCCATGAAGTTCTGCTTCCCCAGCCTGTTGGGCTTAATCCTCATGTACTTCCTTACCTCCTCCACCAGGAAGAACTCGACGAGCTCATCGTATGGCTGGTTGCTTCTCGACAAGGGATGAACCACCGCCGCTGTTCCTGACGGCCGGAGATGAGCACTGCTTCCGATGTGCTGCAGTGGTTCCTTCACAGACCCCATCAGGCCTAAGATATCAGTGAGGAAGCCGATGTATCGAAGTCTCTCGCGCATCAGTTCGGAGTGATCTGTTGTCGTCTCCCTCAGATGTGCCATCTCTTTGACGATCTTCTCGATGATTTCATCCACTGTCTCATTGATTCCACCTTCTACCTGCCTGGGATCTGCGCTCAGATAACTGGCAAAAGCCTTGATGCTCAAATGAGAGCTCTGAGAATAGAATCTGGAGAACGTAACGACGCTTAGCAGAAGCGCGAGCACAgccaagaacagggtgaatccatACACCCCTCTCTTTACTCCGACCCTCAAGAACAGGTGTGGGCCTCTCATGGCTATGCTCAGGCCTCGCTGACCGACGAAGATTCAAGGAAGGTCAGATAGATCATTTGGAACGGATAATATCTGGATCGAAACATCTACACGGAAGAACAGAGCAGATCCTAGACGGTGAGCCCAAAGGACGAGACATGTTCATGGGGAGAAGGACCAGAGATAATTACCCCGTCTGACTTCATGTTACTTTGCTTGCAAGCCATGGATGGTGAGTGACTGCTTCTTCCAAAGTAGCTTTCTTTATGTTTCTTGCATCGATTTTGGTGACAGTGAAGGGGAGAGCTTCTGTAGAAAGTCAACGTGGATTGTTTTGCTCCCCGCTTGACCTGTGGGTGTCGATTAGTCCAACTTATTCCTTATATCTATGCCTGTAATTTGAAGTTCTTAATTACCAATCTTTTTCTTTGGAGTATCTGTATATTATTTTAGAGACAGCAAGTGGTTTGCATGTGCTGCCACAGCCCTTGTGAAGAGGCATATTGATATATGTATCATGTCGAGCTCATACCTATTAATAGTTTAATTTGAGAGAGAATTTTAAATcgtgtataaataaataattggATAAGCTTAAAGAGCTGAATCTGAGTTTGACTCACTTATTTGAATGACAATATATCAAATTAAGAGAACGTGACGTCACCTTTTAAAACGTTGAAATAAGAAAAGTGATTTAATGAGATAAATATAACATTTTTATATCTTGCTTTGATTGTGCGTAACGccaatcataaatat belongs to Musa acuminata AAA Group cultivar baxijiao chromosome BXJ1-11, Cavendish_Baxijiao_AAA, whole genome shotgun sequence and includes:
- the LOC135597183 gene encoding probable methyltransferase At1g29790 produces the protein MRGPHLFLRVGVKRGVYGFTLFLAVLALLLSVVTFSRFYSQSSHLSIKAFASYLSADPRQVEGGINETVDEIIEKIVKEMAHLRETTTDHSELMRERLRYIGFLTDILGLMGSVKEPLQHIGSSAHLRPSGTAAVVHPLSRSNQPYDELVEFFLVEEVRKYMRIKPNRLGKQNFMGANGTFASIGHACFSMKEEMEEYMDYDVGDFCEDDWKQAQRLMVHGCDPLPRRRCFARAPKLYTKPLPINESTWRYPDDRNVRWSHYRCKSFACLARNSTGKGFFKCADCFNLTHHEMPRWTKVVYIDPSSNSTPDFLVREVLQIKPGEIRIGLDFSVGTGSFAARMREFNVTIVTATINLGAPFSEMIALRGLIPLYLTINQRLPFFDNTLDIIHTTRFLDGWMDFILLDFVLYDWDRVLRPGGLLWIDSFFCQRKDLDDYLEAFKLLRYKKHRWVVVPKVDKDGQEVFFSAVLEKPPRPF